ATATCACTGAACTGCCAGTCTGTAATATAACTAGGTTTTGATGTAACGGTGCTTACTTCAACGTCACCTGACAGCATACCCACCACACGAGACATTGCTGGCCGTAACCCTGGTGATGCCTGAGTGCACAAAAAGGCTACTCCAATCATACGCATAGCTTCTCCTTTGTCAAAATCAGCTAATGATGGGTCCACCAGTTCCAATGAACGATTCTTTTCATGTAGACTCCAAGCCTAAAAAGTTTTTAACATCACACAACAATGAATTAGCTCTTGAACTAAAGTTGCTTCCAAAAATAAATATTGGATCTAGATCCATCATCCATGTGCTTCACTCATGCAAACATAACACTTATTTTCACCACCTTATAGGAGGGTTCACAATTTCACATCAAGATTATTCGGggagttttttttaaaaaagaaatttgTCTAGCAATAATGATTTTCTTCACCATGAATATAGACCCTCCTCAGTTCGGCGAATTTCTTCGACCAAAAGCATGTTCCTAATGATTTCAACCAGCTTTTGATTGGGACTATTTAATAGATTTTGAGGTGGCAAGAAAAGTGATCCCATAGATACCTTTGGAAATATATAATATATAATTTTTTACTTGTGATCTTACCCATTCCAGAAGATATATTTTATCTTGGTCCAAGTCTGTGTCACAATTTGGTCGACCACTAAGAATCTCCAGCGCGACAACACCAAATCCAAATACATCAGCTTTCTCTGTAAGATGTCCACGCATGGCATATTCTGGGGCAAGATATCCTCTTCAAGAGACAGAAAGATGGTTACTTCAGTACTGTTCAAATAAATATCACAGAATGGTATAGTGAAATCATATGTGAGAAAGCTTACATTGTTCCTGCCACTCGGGTACTAATATGGGTTTTTTTGTCATCATATAACTTTGCCAAACCAAAATCTGAAATTTTGGGGTTTAGATCAGTGTCGAGAAGAATATTACTGGCTTTGACATCTCTATGTACAATTCTTGGTCTCGACTCTTCATGAAGATAAGCTAGGGCTCTTGCTGCTCCCAAGCAAATTTCATAGCGGGTTGGCCAACTGAGGTGTAAGCCACTCTTTCCTGCAAGGTGATGGTTATTAGCAAGCATGATCAAGACCACAGTATCCACATATATTATGTAAGAAAAACTTTATGCCATACCAAAGAGTGCTTGATCTAGGCTTCTGTGTTCGAGATACTCATAAACCAGGAGACGATTTGCCCCCTCAATGCAGCACCCATACAATTTCACAAGGTGGCGGTGCTGTACAGAAGATATGGTAGCAATCTCTGCCACAAACTGGCTTTTTCCTTGATGAGAAGCTACAGAAAGTTGCTTAACAGCAACTGCTCTGCCATCAGTAAGTGTGCCCTGCAGGTACCACAATCTAATAAATAACTGGACATTGTTGATAAGACTTTCATCAAAAATAGGAATTGTTGTTGCTCACGAAGATACTACCCtattctttgttgttttcaacagTCTTGTAAGTACCCAGTACATCATTTACTGCTCCGCTCAATTTGACAATACAAAACAGTGCAAGGACTTTGTTTTATCAAGAAACTCAAAGTCACTTGATGTCCTTCAACAAAACTCAATGGGTCTTTGTGATTCCTATTTTCATACATTAGTATTAGATCATTTTATTCTGAACCTCTCTTTATGGATTTGAACCATTTTCTGGAAACTTCAGCTAACACTCGGTACGGTAACCTAGGTCAAGTCTGGACTTCTAGAAATGATGGAGATGAAAAAAAAGTACAATGTGCATGTGCTCTTTGAGGGACTCATTCCATCAAAATTTTAGCCTTTCCTTTTTAATTAATTAAGCTAAGAGAAAAGCTGAACCTTAATTAGTTGATTACCTTGTAAACAGATCCAAATCCTCCCTCTCCTAGCTTGTTTGCAGAATTGAAGTCATCCGTAGCATTTTTCAGTTCTGCATAAGTAAACATATTTGGCCTGTTCTCTATCCCTAGAAGCTCTGCGAAGCAATTTAACATTTGTAAGTACTGGCTCTCTTATAAAAAGTGGGATTCCATGTACTTATTTCTACCCTCTTAGCTTGCATCTTCTTAGTAAATATTAAGCATTTGttacagaactgaatttaagatGACGCAAGAAAATGATTATACTGAACAAAGGTTTAGtagcatacatacatacataattGAACTTCGAAGCTTACTCCAGATAAGTATTatttaccttcttcttcatcgatATCTGACCTTTTCCTTCTACAATAAAACACCGCAAATATGGCAATCAAGCTCAACACCGCAACAGAAACTACGATGCCGACAATTAGACCAGTCTTGCTCTTTTTGGGAGCAGCTGGAGGAAGGTTACTGACAGTTGGTTGAAAATCTGACCAGGAAATCAAGAATTAGTAGTTGGCAGAAAAGTTTTTGAAACACAAGAACTGATATAATTCAATAATGTTAGTTTACCTGGTGTAACACTAATTGCAGAAATGGATGGTCCGTAAGAACCTTGCTTAGGTATGCAGCAAGTCCCTTTCCCGGCCCAAAAAAGATGAATCTCAAGGTAGTTCTGAGATACCTGAACCTTGTAATTCTTCTCAACAGCTCTATTAGAGGCCCCACCTGCCTCCTTTCTTATATCAAAATCCTTCACAAGCCTATTCCCCTGAAACAATAACAAATAGACAAAAACAATGGGCATTATTGTTACAAAATAATAGGAAGCTTAAGGTCATAACTGTCGACAGCTTGAAATTAAACCCAATAACTTATCGTATAAAAGACACTTCAGAATTGGTGCAGCCATTAACATCATCAGTTTGAGATACTCATACGTATAAGTGGAATACTAACCAAACTGCCACCAGCAGTATCTATTATCATTGATTAGTCATATTCACAGTTATTGTTGGGCATGGACTTCTCCTGGTGTGCATGATTTATATAATAATTCGACAAATCATGCTCTATGAATTTTCTAGTACACGCGCTTTGTAAGTTTCGGTAACTCTTGCTTTATTTGAGCTTGAAGGAAACACTATGATTCAGATGTAGTAACTAGTAAGATGTTACTAAAATAAATTGCAAACCTAAAGTTGACTACATTACAACAACTCTACCTGAAGATAAATATCGAAAACACGTCTTCCAAGACTCTCCCATGTGAGGGTGCTGGGATCTTTATAATCTGTCTCCGCAAATCGCAGGTTGACATTGTACGGTCCGTTCTCAAGACCAAGGCCGTAGTATCTTAGTGATCCTCCTGATATCCTGGATGTCTGAAACAGCTCCGAGTCTAAAGTACCCGTTATCTGAGAAAGAGTATTTAGGGTATACTGAGCTCCTTCTCTTTCAGCAAACAGACCGACATTGCTAACGGCCCATCTCCTAGTATTAGTAAGATTAAATGATGCTGCACCAAGGGTTGCGTTGTCTGCCTCAAAATCTATACCATCTGAAGATCTCATATTTGAGCCACCACACTTGATCGCGAAAGAGGAGTCTGCCGACAATAAaagtaaaacaataattataacgTGAATTCTAATGTTTAACATAGCAGTCTTCAAAGTAGTTGGACACAATTTATAAAGGTTCACACCGAGTATGAATATGTCACAAGATCCTACAACTACGAAGTCCTGCTTATAATAGTGAAACCTGCTGGATATTTTTGTCTCATAGCCTGGAGATATGAAAGCTATTTCTTTCATACGGACAAAACACTTGCTAAACTTTCGCAAATAGAATCTGAAGGTCTAATCTCATCTGTAGGTCTATGTCCTTAAAATACAAGTCATAAATGTACCGTAAGATGACGATAGTGATACTCGTTGTTTCTCTCTTGGATACTTTTTAATAAATGGTACATGCTCTCAGAATCCTGCTAATAAGAAACTTCAGATAGATTTGTAATGCCATTTTGTTTTAACAGTTGTGTATTAATGGCATCAAATTGCTTGGCTGGTGAGTTCCCCTCTGAGTTCTCATGAATGAGCACCGCATGTCGGGAACATTCTACCTATTCAACCTACAGCTTATAATTATACTTACATGTTGCAGTTGAGAGAGGAATGCGGAATCGCATTACTAAAAAAGCATGAATCATTTAGTTTCAATCCGAATCTTATTTATGGTATTTTTGTCACAGAGAATATATGGTCCAAGTTCAATCATCCCATCCTAATTAgaactcaaattaaatacaatcTCACTTGGTCGAGTAAAACAGCATAAAAATCACAATCAATTGAAGAGTGGATAAAAGCATGTCATCTTACTAACATTTAAGGTAGAATAACTTGGCACCAAAATCAGAGGTGACTTACAGCGAGGAGGATCTCTATTGCAAGAAAAATTTCGTTGAAGGCAATTCAATCCTGAAGCTGGAACACTGAACAAACAAGAGATACCACATaacttaaaaaaaatataataataataaataaaaataaataataagaacTCGGAATCTGCTGCAACTTCATTCGCGTAGCTCACCTATTTCTCAAGATATCATCTGGAAAATTATTTGCGACCAAATTCCTGCATCACACATCATGCATTGagatcaattttttttctctgttGCTAAGTGTTGCAGGTTTGTATCTAACATATCAATTATTAGACTATTCAATAACATATATGTAGAACACCAGACGCTTCATTTGTTAAACAGGTGCCCAGACTCACGGATACGCATGCTACATCAGAGTAATATTTTTGCGAAACTGGCTTGTATTTAGGGAGTCTAAGTCACACCTAAAAGAGAAGCACAAAAATCTATGAAGTTTCAATTTAAAACCAGCTCCTCCAAGCTAGCATTCATTAATTAACAATTCTCGGctatacaacataataaatcaATGACCCAAACCCCCTTCTCCCTCTACCAACGAAAATTATAATGACCAAATCTGCAACCAATGTTTTCAAAAAGGCCGCATGATAGCTGTTAAAGTGTTCATTGGCCTAACTCTCCGAAAAAGACCGCAGGATAGCTGTTGAAGTCCATGGGCCTAACTCACCTTGTAAATCGACTTACAAGATTAGGTTGCCTACGGCATATACACTTCACAAATCCAGGGAATCTAGGCCACGTGAGACCATACTCAACAATAGCAACATATTGTAGAAAAGCACTATTACCTTTATCCCCCCCTTATAGATCCGACAAACATTTCTGATCACCCTAGACCCAATAGGATCACAAACAATAGCAAAACAAATAATAGAAGTAAGCAATTGCTCAATCGGCACGTAAATTTTATTCAATTTAAGGGGACTTTTACAACGTTATCTTCAAGGTGTCCTATTTACTCTCTCTGAATTCTTCTTCTAATATTCTCTCTACATCTTGTTCTTCGCTCAGAATTTCCCTCTAGATCTCTCCTCCATCCATAGGTACCAAGTAGCACTTAACCCTTTCTAAATTGATAATTCTAATTCAAGTAACACTCTTTGTTTTCCTACTAGAATTAGAATCCTAAACGGATTTTAGAAATATGATCCTCATCTGAGACGAACTATAAAATAAATATCCCAAGAAAATCCTAGGTAATTGGGTCTTTCGATTGAACTCATACCTGAAAACGGATCAATTTCTATTTATCGTTATGGATACCAGAAAATACAGGTCGACCTTACAATTAAATATGCAGGTATTTGTGTAAGGTCGACCAAAATggagggtatttataacatttccactccaccaaaaatggaaaattatttaaatacccctcaaAATCCACCCTTTGAAATATACCCTTATTCAACTTAAATATATACCAAAATGGAGGGTATCTAAATATACCCttatttaaatacccctcaaAAGTAAGAACTAACTTTAAGCAAAAAAACTAAGACGGGCTTTCATTTTTGCTCTCATTGAAACGAAGAGGGGCTTTCATTTTTGCCGATATGGCTATATAATTGTGATGATGTGGACAAAACCTGGTCCATAAGAAAATCAACAAGAGATGCGCGTTCACAAAGGAAAGGACCGTCACACGAAACAAGATTGTTGAGAACTACAGAAAAGAATAAAACTAAACTAGTTCTCTGTTTCTGTGTACATACAGTGATGTGTTTTGCTGGGTTACCCAGGAAGGAAAACTTCCTGATAGTTGATTGTACGACAAATCTCTGCACGATACGAAACATAAGCGCGGTCATTATCAATGTTATTAAGAAATATAATAAACAAGAGGAAACAGATTGTGGTGATTATACAGGCATGAGaacaaaaacaccataaaaatAAATTGGATAACAAAAAAGAAGGTATGGTGGGATAAAAACAATACAATATTTGATTCTGGCACAATATGTACTTAAAAAATCCACGTAGCAAAAACCACAACCAATATATTCCCCTGACAACTCCCAACCTTTAGGTCAGCACAGCACAGCACGTCAGGTAAGTAGAATCTTCCCTCACCATAGAAGATGTAATAATTGCAGTGAATTGAGTGCTGAAGTACAGTTTTAACATAGGATAGAGTGTGAGGACATACACAGTGCGAAGACTTGAACTCTTTTGGGGCGGAAGGATACCAGACAGGCTATTGTTTCCCAGAAACCTGCAAATCGATGCAAGTGATGGTTAAAAGACATCATCGTCATCTAATTTCTAATTAGGGGTGTATATAACTAGACTGAATTattcaaaaataaagaaaaaaaaaatcaactgaaTAAAAGATTAATATAGGCTCTTACAAGTTAGAAAGAGAACTCAAATTGAAGAGAGCCGCTGGAATGCGTCCAGTTAAGTTGTTAAAGCTCAGATCACTGGAGGTAAGCAGCCAAAAATAAgaatataaaagaaatttgtttATATAGGCACAATCACAGTAACATAAAGTATCAAGGAGATTTAAACTTACAGCCTCTGTAATTCTCCATACTCTCCCACGTTGGATGGGATACCACCAGATATCAAATTGTTTCTCAAAACTCTAGCAACGGAAGGAACATATAGATAAGTTAGGTAAATTTCCAGAAGTGAGGTATTGGGTAGAATTGTTTGCCTCAGAGAATATCTTACAAGACGGTTAATTTCTTCATGCCCTTGATAAAATCCAACGATGAGCTTATGTTAGACAAGTCACTAATTCTCCTACAATAATATAAGACATGTCAGAAAATCCAGATAAGACACAGATCAAGTATCCGATTGTAAAAGGACACTCACAGGTCAGTTAACAAAGTCAAATTAGATAAGCTGGGTGGAATAGGCCCTTCGAAAGAATTCCCTTGAAATCTCCTGTATACAAAAAGATAGGATCATCAGGGAAATCTgaagtgaagaaaataaaattctccaGGACAAATATATGCGAAAATACAACTCCTTCGAATGTGAATACATTACGGTTCAGGAGATGCGCGCTgcgaaatacaaaaaataaaataaaaatagaatcttAACGAAATCCCGCGGATAGTATTGGGATAACGCTATAAAATAGGTATACCATCTTATTATGTTCATCATATCCCAAAGAACGCAACGTCGCAACCTGAGAGAAACTAAAGAGGGGAAAATTTTCTAGAGGACACACATATGTCAGATGTATATCTCTATAAGATGTGCATTAACTCCTTGATTGGGGTATTAAGCTTACGAAATACCCCAAAAGATCATCCTCAAAATGTAGACTTGTCGATAGTACTGGGATTATCTTTAATTCAAGTGCTGTACTATGACaatttcaaaagttcattttatccaAAAGCACACAGCAAGAGATGATTATTGGTTGATATTATCATTACTACAAAAGATCCTAGGTTCTTGTTTGTGTATGGATGGTGATAACTTGCATTTATGGTATCCATATACTATAAGCCAGGAATATCACCCAGGTGACATTTATTTAATAATATAAGTGAATGAATCTGAGGAGAATATCACAGAAACCTTCTTACAAGGAGGTTAGTTTGGACCAATTGCCAATGAAATCAGGTATCTTGCCTGTGAAAGCATTGTCTGAAGCCCACCTGAAACCCCAAAAATGCTTTTGCTTGTAAGATGACACGAATTTTAAGCACTGGAGCAAAAATATATGATCAACTAGATGAGAATTTTCAGATGATGATTCATACACGGTTTTCATGTTTACTAGGCTAGCAAATGTCGGAGGTATCTCTCCACCCACTCCAGAACTGTCGATGTAACTGCCAAGTTCGAAACAAAATCAATACAACGACTTTTGTTATTTCTCGAAAACAGGAGGCTGCAGTTTAAAAATGCACATAGAACCGCTTCAAACATGTCATCCTGGGAAAAGAAAAAGGACCTATACCCTGCCACTTGTCATTGGTTTGATCACAACTGTTTTTGAAAGCAGTTCCACAGGATCATTTCATTTTATGGAAGTGTGTGTGAGAGTCGAGATTGACTTTATCCAAGATTACTAGCCCAAGCTTTCTAATCACGATATACTATACTAGAGCATCCACAATCGTTATGCTAATATGGTACATTTACCTTATTGATCTAGGCAATCGTTAGTGTAGATTGGTATCAATGCCATATATGGTAAATATACCATACAGGTGTAACAATTCCCAAGTTTAACCTACGGTGTTTAAAACTGGGGTTGTACCCATGCAGTTTTAGAATCCGCTCAAAATATAGGATGTGTTTGAAACCTTAGGATGGGTTTGAA
This is a stretch of genomic DNA from Papaver somniferum cultivar HN1 chromosome 1, ASM357369v1, whole genome shotgun sequence. It encodes these proteins:
- the LOC113280871 gene encoding probable LRR receptor-like serine/threonine-protein kinase At1g56140 codes for the protein MKFALDKNPQPSSPVSVFFFCCCCCYLYIITSTLLFNISEAQTTDPVEVRALNSIFQQWNTKAGSLWNISGEPCSGLALGQTGIEDNPNFNPGIKCTCGASNASTCHITHLRVYAANIRGVIPEELANLTFLTYLKLDQNFLTGPIPAFLGSLSSLEILSLGINSLSGTVPKELGNLQKLTLLAFGSNNLSGSLPPQLGSLTNLDQIYIDSSGVGGEIPPTFASLVNMKTVWASDNAFTGKIPDFIGNWSKLTSLRFQGNSFEGPIPPSLSNLTLLTDLRISDLSNISSSLDFIKGMKKLTVLVLRNNLISGGIPSNVGEYGELQRLDLSFNNLTGRIPAALFNLSSLSNLFLGNNSLSGILPPQKSSSLRTVDLSYNQLSGSFPSWVTQQNTSLNLVANNFPDDILRNSVPASGLNCLQRNFSCNRDPPRYSSFAIKCGGSNMRSSDGIDFEADNATLGAASFNLTNTRRWAVSNVGLFAEREGAQYTLNTLSQITGTLDSELFQTSRISGGSLRYYGLGLENGPYNVNLRFAETDYKDPSTLTWESLGRRVFDIYLQGNRLVKDFDIRKEAGGASNRAVEKNYKVQVSQNYLEIHLFWAGKGTCCIPKQGSYGPSISAISVTPDFQPTVSNLPPAAPKKSKTGLIVGIVVSVAVLSLIAIFAVFYCRRKRSDIDEEEELLGIENRPNMFTYAELKNATDDFNSANKLGEGGFGSVYKGTLTDGRAVAVKQLSVASHQGKSQFVAEIATISSVQHRHLVKLYGCCIEGANRLLVYEYLEHRSLDQALFGKSGLHLSWPTRYEICLGAARALAYLHEESRPRIVHRDVKASNILLDTDLNPKISDFGLAKLYDDKKTHISTRVAGTIGYLAPEYAMRGHLTEKADVFGFGVVALEILSGRPNCDTDLDQDKIYLLEWAWSLHEKNRSLELVDPSLADFDKGEAMRMIGVAFLCTQASPGLRPAMSRVVGMLSGDVEVSTVTSKPSYITDWQFSDMSSFINDDDSLSFASKTTNTQLDTSTDTSMIAGRDRSPATSQPMLQETIGEGR